Proteins found in one Chlamydia pneumoniae TW-183 genomic segment:
- a CDS encoding DUF1389 domain-containing protein — protein MRHSGCTMKCSPLTLVPHIFLKNDCECHRSCSLKIRTIARLILGLVLALVSALSFVFLAAPISYAIGGTLALAAIVILIITLVVALLAKSKVLPIPNELQKIIYNRYPKEVFYFVKTHSLTVNELKIFINCWKSGTDLPPNLHKKAEAFGIDILKSIDLTLFPEFEEILLQNCPLYWLSHFIDKTESVAGEIGLNKTQKVYGLLGPLAFHKGYTTIFHSYTRPLLTLISESQYKFLYSKASKNQWDSPSVKKTCEEIFKELPHNMIFRKDVQGISQFLFLFFSHGITWEQAQMIQLINPDNWKMLCQFDKAGGHCSMATFGGFLNTETNMFDPVSSNYEPTVNFMTWKELRVLLEKVKESPMHPASALVQKICVNTTHHQNLLKRWQFVRNTSSQWTSSLPQYAFHAQTYKLEKKIESSLPIRSSL, from the coding sequence GTGAGACATTCTGGTTGTACTATGAAGTGTAGTCCTTTAACACTAGTTCCCCATATATTTTTAAAAAATGACTGCGAATGTCATAGATCTTGTTCTTTAAAAATTAGGACAATTGCCCGACTCATTCTTGGGCTTGTTCTAGCTCTTGTTAGCGCACTTTCTTTTGTTTTCCTTGCTGCGCCGATTAGCTATGCTATTGGAGGAACTTTAGCTTTAGCCGCTATCGTAATCTTGATTATAACGCTAGTCGTAGCACTGCTAGCTAAATCAAAGGTTCTGCCCATCCCCAACGAACTTCAGAAGATTATTTACAATCGCTATCCTAAAGAAGTCTTTTATTTCGTGAAAACACACTCCCTGACTGTTAACGAATTAAAAATATTTATTAATTGCTGGAAAAGCGGTACAGACCTGCCTCCGAATTTACATAAAAAAGCAGAGGCTTTCGGGATCGATATTCTAAAATCTATAGATTTAACCCTGTTTCCAGAGTTCGAAGAGATTCTTCTTCAAAACTGCCCGTTATACTGGCTCTCCCATTTTATAGACAAAACTGAATCTGTTGCTGGGGAAATCGGATTAAATAAAACACAAAAAGTTTATGGTTTACTTGGGCCCTTAGCGTTTCATAAAGGATATACAACTATTTTCCACTCTTATACACGCCCTCTACTAACATTAATCTCAGAATCACAGTATAAGTTCCTATATAGTAAAGCGTCTAAGAATCAATGGGATTCTCCTTCTGTGAAAAAAACCTGCGAAGAAATATTCAAGGAACTCCCCCACAATATGATTTTCCGGAAGGATGTTCAAGGAATCTCACAATTCTTATTTCTTTTCTTTTCTCATGGTATCACTTGGGAACAGGCTCAGATGATTCAACTTATAAATCCTGATAATTGGAAAATGTTGTGTCAGTTTGATAAAGCAGGAGGCCACTGTTCCATGGCAACATTTGGAGGCTTTTTGAATACTGAAACAAATATGTTCGATCCAGTATCCTCTAACTATGAACCTACAGTGAACTTCATGACGTGGAAAGAATTGAGGGTTTTACTAGAGAAAGTAAAAGAAAGTCCTATGCACCCAGCGAGTGCTCTTGTTCAGAAGATATGCGTAAATACAACGCACCATCAAAATCTGTTAAAACGATGGCAATTTGTTCGTAATACGAGTTCACAATGGACATCAAGCTTACCTCAGTATGCTTTCCACGCCCAAACCTACAAACTAGAGAAAAAAATAGAAAGCAGTCTCCCTATACGATCTTCCCTATAA